In Dermacentor albipictus isolate Rhodes 1998 colony chromosome 6, USDA_Dalb.pri_finalv2, whole genome shotgun sequence, the following proteins share a genomic window:
- the LOC139046833 gene encoding uncharacterized protein produces MPDHGRGRVHRFRDHVVAGVNWRPTRFVDDVPSSRVCGLCRMIPKRMVILPCGDALCQSCFEGSVGRCPLDQVQFEEAECVVCEFPGRTANTLKVYCWNEAHGCEYTGTMDRMLEHYENECTFHAVECLRCGEGVQHRDLPTHYAAGCSAGVSTAITESSQPAAVTLEDLNASLEDVKALLGCLNHDQLLPVIHSQLNELTEQARNQEARFTRELGACEQNLKTEMEQITATISSTVSQQRTSQQNPLEEASTSRSLSLRSEQEDEIRRKREHSGHLKHSRQTSPKPDSSRVIARCEAVFDDVRHVNSAQSIPERIKNIGGVTYRLILENIEEIIQWQGDRRKFAEITVRHMQDTYFTIAVWKHADCAADLVLKIKFNGMMVDSKCWPPFWRVYAMHPEPLFERSLTPAAERCSCNRDDPSLLHFHLKFAADIASLKKGGYLQDGKMDFSILLSKSKRDGSIRAPP; encoded by the exons ATGCCGGATCACGGACGAGGACGGGTGCACCGTTTTCGCGACCACGtcgtcgccggcgtcaactggcgaccgacgcGGTTCGTCGACGATGTTCCCAGTTCACGTGTGTGCGGCCTCTGCCGCATGATCCCCAAACGGATGGTGATATTGCCGTGTGGTGACGCTCTGTGCCAATCTTGCTTCGAAGGGAGCGTCGGGCGGTGTCCATTGGATCAAGTGCAATTCGAAGAAGCGGAATGCGTGGTTTGTGAATTCCCTGGCAGAACAGCGAACACCCTGAAG GTGTACTGCTGGAACGAAGCCCACGGGTGCGAGTACACGGGCACCATGGACCGCATGCTGGAACACTACgagaacgagtgcacatttcacGCCGTGGAATGTTTGCGATGCGGCGAGGGAGTCCAGCACAGAGACCTGCCAACGCACTACGCGGCGGGATGCAGTGCCGGTGTTTCTACTGCGATCACAGAGTCCTCGCAACCTGCAGCAGTGACACTCGAAGACTTGAACGCTTCCCTTGAAGACGTGAAGGCGCTGCTCGGATGCCTCAACCACGACCAGCTGCTGCCAGTGATTCACAGTCAGTTGAATGAGCTTACAGAACAAGCCAGAAACCAGGAAGCCAGGTTCACTCGCGAGCTCGGAGCATGCGAGCAGAATTTAAAGACCGAGATGGAACAAATCACCGCCACGATTTCCTCGACCGTGTCGCAGCAGCGGACGTCTCAGCAAAATCCATTGGAGGAAGCcagcacgtcgaggtcgctgTCGTTGCGCTCGGAACAAGAAGATGAGATACGTCGAAAGCGTGAACACTCAGGTCACCTGAAACACTCGCGGCAAACTTCCCCGAAGCCTGATTCCAGCCGTGTCATTGCCCGTTGTGAGGCTGTGTTCGATGACGTTCGGCATGTGAACAGTGCGCAGTCGATACCCGAGCGCATTAAAAATATTGGGGGCGTGACATATCGGCTGATCCTAGAAAACATTGAAGAAATCATTCAGTGGCAGGGAGACAGAAGAAAGTTTGCCGAGATTACGGTGCGGCACATGCAGGACACGTACTTTACCATTGCCGTTTGGAAGCACGCCGATTGTGCAGCTGACCTCGTTCTGAAGATCAAGTTTAACGGGATGATGGTGGACTCTAAGTGTTGGCCGCCTTTCTGGAGAGTGTACGCGATGCATCCAGAACCATTATTTGAACGTTCGTTGACTCCCGCTGCCGAGCGTTGTTCCTGCAACCGCGATGACCCCTCATTGCTGCACTTCCACCTCAAATTTGCTGCAGACATTGCCTCGCTGAAAAAGGGCGGCTACCTCCAAGACGGAAAGATGGACTTCAGTATCTTGCTCAGCAAAAGTAAGAGGGACGGTAGCATCAGAGCACCACCCTAA